Proteins co-encoded in one Acinetobacter lwoffii genomic window:
- the estB gene encoding esterase EstB, whose translation MYSAAQFNLSPYTSFMHETKVDLGNGIQLHVEVGGNPEHPTILLIMGLGGQMLYWPDFFCKSLIDNGYHIIRFDNRDIGLSSKVHHKGPRLNTLKMMSRFVLGLGNQGAPYDLYDMAEDVSLLIEKMQLEQVYVLGASMGGMIAQILAARYPDKVKKLGLLFTSNNQPMLPPPFPKQLFSLIDKPTSTDEDGIVDHSLKLFKIIGSPGYVNHLEAVQTARKLYKRSYYPAGVLQQFLAILCTGSLLQLDKQIKQETLVVHGSRDRLLPPSHGKAVAKAISGAKFELIDGMGHDIPPHFIPYLSELFADHFKS comes from the coding sequence ATGTACAGCGCAGCACAGTTTAATCTTTCCCCATATACCTCGTTTATGCATGAAACCAAGGTTGATCTTGGTAATGGGATCCAGCTACATGTCGAGGTTGGCGGAAATCCGGAACATCCCACCATTTTGCTGATTATGGGTCTGGGTGGGCAAATGCTGTACTGGCCTGACTTTTTCTGCAAATCACTGATAGACAATGGCTATCACATCATCCGTTTTGATAATCGTGATATTGGTCTGTCTTCAAAAGTCCATCACAAAGGTCCACGCCTGAATACCCTGAAAATGATGAGCCGTTTTGTGCTGGGTCTGGGTAATCAGGGTGCACCTTATGATCTATATGATATGGCCGAAGATGTCAGTCTGCTGATTGAAAAAATGCAGCTGGAACAGGTCTATGTGCTGGGTGCTTCGATGGGCGGTATGATTGCCCAGATTCTGGCCGCGCGTTATCCGGACAAAGTCAAAAAACTGGGCTTACTGTTTACCAGCAATAACCAGCCGATGTTGCCACCGCCCTTCCCTAAGCAACTCTTTAGTTTGATTGACAAACCGACTTCAACAGATGAAGATGGCATTGTTGATCATAGTTTGAAACTGTTTAAGATCATCGGCTCGCCAGGTTATGTCAATCATCTGGAAGCGGTACAGACCGCCCGTAAATTATATAAGCGAAGTTACTATCCTGCTGGTGTACTTCAACAGTTTTTAGCAATATTATGTACAGGCTCATTGCTGCAACTGGACAAGCAAATCAAACAAGAAACCCTGGTAGTCCATGGTTCTCGAGATCGATTGCTGCCTCCTAGCCATGGCAAGGCCGTTGCGAAAGCAATTTCAGGGGCTAAATTTGAATTAATTGATGGAATGGGGCATGATATCCCACCGCATTTTATTCCATATCTTAGCGAATTATTTGCTGATCATTTTAAATCATAA